The window ACTGGCTAATTAAGTTAGAGGCTGGTGACGAAGAGGCTTGGAAATACCATGAATTGTTTAAAAACATTTCACTGGCCGATACCAACCGGGTACTTGCAAAACTAAATATTGTTTTCGATGAAACTCTAGGGGAGGCATTTTATTACCAGCAAGCTCGTCAGTTAATCGAACAGTTGCTGTCAGATGGGGTTGCGACTAAACAAGATGATAATTCAGTTATTGTTGATTTGTCATCTGAGAATCTTGAAACACCACTGTTATTGCAGAAGAGCAACGGAGCCCTGTTATATGCGTCGACGGATATAGCCACGATCAAGTACCGCGAGGAACGTTGGGATCCAACGGCAGTTTTGTATGTGGTTGGCGCAGAGCAACAATTTCACTTTAGGCAACTTTTTGCATTTAATAAACTGGCTAAATATAGCGATGCCGACCTGGTCCATTATTGGTATGGTTTGGTCGAAGAGATTGGCGAAGATGGCCAGAGGCAAAAAATGAGCTCGAGGCGAGGTGCAGTCTATCTAGAAGATGTCTTAGACCTCGCCCTCGAGAAAGCAAAAGCTCAGGCCGAGCCAAACATGAGCACAGAAGATATTACAAAGGTCGCCTACGGAGCAATTAGCTACAGAGAGTTTCTGCAAGGACACCAGAGCAATGTCTTATTTAACTGGGAAGAAATGTTTAGTCTAACCGGTAAATCCGGGCCATACGTCCAGTATGCGGCTGTTCGATTAAACTCAATTTTGGCTAAATCGTCGCTTCAGCCAGCAAGAACAGACGGTTATGATTGGCGAGCAGAACACAGTTTATTACACAAACTGCTCGGCTATCCAGCCCTCGAAAGACAGGCCCGAACAGAGCTCGAGCCCAGCAAATTAGCTTTTTATATTTATGATTTAGCCAAAGATCTTAACCGATATTACGAGACAACAATAGTACTGGACGAAGATGAACAAGTTCAGGCAAACAGACTTTGGTTAATGCAAATCGTTAAGCAGAATCTGGCGCATGCTCTTGGTATTTTGGGCATCGACATTCCAGAGAAGATGTAACCAGACCAATATCTGGTAAAAAAGCTTATGTTCATGCTAAGCTTTTAGTATGTTTGGAAGCAAAAAAGTAGAGGCTGGCAAGAAAGCCCTCGTTCTATTTCCGGATCAGTTATTCAAAATTGATGATTTGCCAAGCGTCGACAGAATATATTTTATTGAAGATCCGCTTTACTTCGGCAACGACAAGACATATCCCTACAAAATACATGGCTCAAAGATAATCTTTTTACGGGCCAGCATGCAAGCCTATCTGGGCGAAGAATTGTGGCCAGCAAAATTAGAAATTGACTACATGGAGAACCACCCAGATTTATGGTCTGGTGCAGCAGTTGCCAGAGCAGCACTCGATGGCTACGAAACAATTTATGTGTTCAAGCCCAATGATCACCGGCTCAAAGAGAGGTTGATTAAGGCCGAACAGGAGCTTACTGATGAGTATTCGGTTGTCTGGCTAGATCTACCTAATTTTTATCTACAGACGCAAGAAATACGCGAGTTTTTCGATGCTAAAAAGACTGACTTTAAGAACTTTTACCAGTGGCAACGAGAGCGTTTTAACATACTTATCGGCAAAGACTATAAGCCTGTTGGTGGCGACTGGATGCTACCCGAACCAAAACCCGTAAAGCAGGCTAGCGTAGGTATGCGTTCATTCGGTAACAATAAATATGTTGCCGAGGCCTATCATTATGTCGAGAATCGCTTTAGTCATTATCATAATCTTCCAGAAGATTTTATCTGGCCGGTTACTCGCGAAGAAGCTGGCCAATGGCACGAGGACTTTTTGTCTACACGACTAGCTGGCTATGCGGCCGGGTCTCATCAGTTAGATCTGGAGTCTTCTTGGAGTGGACGTTCGTTGATTGGTACACTTCTTGAGTCTGGCTTGGTTTACCCTCAAGAGGCGCTGAAATTAGCTACACAAAATCATAGCAAAAAGCCTGGAGAGTTGGTCGATCTAGAGCTCTATGTGCGAAATATATTGGGCTGGCGAGAGTACATGCGTGGTTATTACCTGGAGCGCTGTGTTGACTTGCCGGGTAAAAATGAACTCCAGGCGTCAAGGGTAATGACATCGGCCTGGATCGACGCTCAAACCGGACTCGAGCCAGTCGACGCAATTATCAGAAAAGCTCGACGTACTGGCTACATATCTTCACAAGAACGAGTAGTAATGGCTAGTTTGATGCAAATTATCGGATTTCACCCCCAGAACGTTATTGCTTGGTTCCGGGAAATGTCGATCGATTCTAGTGAATGGCAATTGGTTACTAATGTTTTAGCGGTGACCCAGTTTGCTGGGGGCAAGAACCTATTAACAGCCCAGCCAGTATTGTTGTCTAGTAGTCAGTTAGTTGATATGGGCGCTCATGCCGATCAGACATGGCAAGAAATATGGGATGGGCTGTACAGCCGTTTTATCGACA of the Candidatus Nomurabacteria bacterium genome contains:
- a CDS encoding cryptochrome/photolyase family protein, which translates into the protein MFGSKKVEAGKKALVLFPDQLFKIDDLPSVDRIYFIEDPLYFGNDKTYPYKIHGSKIIFLRASMQAYLGEELWPAKLEIDYMENHPDLWSGAAVARAALDGYETIYVFKPNDHRLKERLIKAEQELTDEYSVVWLDLPNFYLQTQEIREFFDAKKTDFKNFYQWQRERFNILIGKDYKPVGGDWMLPEPKPVKQASVGMRSFGNNKYVAEAYHYVENRFSHYHNLPEDFIWPVTREEAGQWHEDFLSTRLAGYAAGSHQLDLESSWSGRSLIGTLLESGLVYPQEALKLATQNHSKKPGELVDLELYVRNILGWREYMRGYYLERCVDLPGKNELQASRVMTSAWIDAQTGLEPVDAIIRKARRTGYISSQERVVMASLMQIIGFHPQNVIAWFREMSIDSSEWQLVTNVLAVTQFAGGKNLLTAQPVLLSSSQLVDMGAHADQTWQEIWDGLYSRFIDMHRTRLDKNVVKLHDALGEDIKRVLGYRAGDFLAEYTVRG
- the argS gene encoding arginine--tRNA ligase, which produces MNYLEELVADLEHFGVKPELIQFGNDQIGSDIAMPCFSLAQELRQSPQAIAQDIAGRLNHPDINRTEALGGYVNIWLNEESMVRGLIAQGAENPDYGSVEPNNRTVIVEYVSPNLAKPLSIGHLRNALQGRALTNLYRSQGYKVITDSHLGDWGTVFGMWVVGFQTFSSYEALGSGGNKELGRVYVEMRKSLKAEAEAGRDELKQSVQDWLIKLEAGDEEAWKYHELFKNISLADTNRVLAKLNIVFDETLGEAFYYQQARQLIEQLLSDGVATKQDDNSVIVDLSSENLETPLLLQKSNGALLYASTDIATIKYREERWDPTAVLYVVGAEQQFHFRQLFAFNKLAKYSDADLVHYWYGLVEEIGEDGQRQKMSSRRGAVYLEDVLDLALEKAKAQAEPNMSTEDITKVAYGAISYREFLQGHQSNVLFNWEEMFSLTGKSGPYVQYAAVRLNSILAKSSLQPARTDGYDWRAEHSLLHKLLGYPALERQARTELEPSKLAFYIYDLAKDLNRYYETTIVLDEDEQVQANRLWLMQIVKQNLAHALGILGIDIPEKM